The Chloroflexota bacterium genomic interval CTCGCTGTTCTGCAGCAATTGATCGTACAGATTGCGCTGCCGTTCGGTAAGGGGGTAGCGGAGGTAGCGGTTGACCACCTCCAGGTTTGCGCGGCGGTCCAGCAGCCAGGCGGCCGCGCGGGCGTCGCGGGCCGTCGTCGTCAGGTAGCTCAGCGAGCCGGTGTCCTCATAGATGCCGAGCAGGAGGAGCGTGGCCTCAATGGGCGAGAGGGGCACCAGCGCCTGCGACACCTGCTCCACCAGCAGCGTCGTCGTCGCGCCGGTGTCGGCCAACGAGAATACCACATCCTCGGGCAGGTCGGCGCTCCGGGGGTGGTGATCAATGATCTCCATCTTGGTATTCTTGCCCATGCCCTTCAATGTGGGAGCCGTTTGCGTATCCACGAGGATGAGGCGCGTGATGGGCCGACGAGGCAGGTCCTCGGCGTGCCAGAACGGCAACTGCTCCCAGTAGAGCGTAACGAAGTCCTGCACGTTGCGGTTGAGCCGACGCGGGAGCACGGGCGTGGCGCGCGGATACAGTTTGGACGCCGCCAGGAGCGACGCCAGCGCGTCAAAATCCGTGTTCTCGTGCGTGGCGATGATCTCCATCGCTTTCCAGTCTCCCCCATGTACGGGCAGGCAAGTCCGTCGCAAACACCCTGCCCTCGCCTCGGATTATAGCGGCAAGAACATCCGTTGACAAAGCACGAAGCCGAGGGTATAATCCGCGGCACGTTGATCGGTTCCTGGAGGTAGGCTTGCGCTTCCCGGGCAGGAAGATTCTCACGATAGTAGCGTTGCTGGCGGTGCTCCTGGGCGCGCTGGCGGGCGTGGGTCGCACCCTGGCCGAGTACCGCCGGGCGCTGCACTCGTCCGGAGTCCAGCCGACGCCGCCGCGACAGGTGCACGACACCGACGTGAACCCGTTCGGGGCCAATTTCTTCCTGGCCCGCGAGGTGGAACTGTGGAAGCGCGAGAAGACCGTCCAGATGGCAGCCGCCGCCGGCATCCACTGGGCTAAGCAGCAGTTCTCGTGGGAGGAGATTGAACCCCGCAAGGGAGACTTCCGCATTCCCGCCACTGGCGAAAGCAGTTGGGGCAAGTACGACCAGATCGTTGACCTATTCCTCCAGTATGGCATGGAGGTCATCGCCCGACTGGACCGCCCGCCCGACTGGACGCGCCAGGACAATACCCTCAAGGAGCGCCCGCCCGACAACTTCGCCGACTACGGCAACTTCGTGTACGAGTTCGTCCGCCATTTCAAGGGCCGCATCCACTACATCCAGATTTGGAACGAGCCGAACATCTACCCCGAGTGGGGCGAAC includes:
- a CDS encoding DHH family phosphoesterase, with protein sequence MEIIATHENTDFDALASLLAASKLYPRATPVLPRRLNRNVQDFVTLYWEQLPFWHAEDLPRRPITRLILVDTQTAPTLKGMGKNTKMEIIDHHPRSADLPEDVVFSLADTGATTTLLVEQVSQALVPLSPIEATLLLLGIYEDTGSLSYLTTTARDARAAAWLLDRRANLEVVNRYLRYPLTERQRNLYDQLLQNSE